GTCGCGGGCGACCTTCTACCGCAACGCGAGGCCTTCGATCGGGCAGCAGCAGCCCCGGAAAACCCCTGCCCGAGCGCTCTCGCCAACCGAGCGCGCGCGCGTGCGAGAGGTGCTCTATGAGCCCCGTTTCGCGGATCGATCGCCCGGCGAGGTCGCGGCCACGCTCCTCGATGAGGGGCGTTACCTGTGCTCGGAACGCACGATGTACCGCCTCCTGGCCGAAGGAGGAGAAAGCCGAGAGCGCCGCAATCAGCGGCGTCATCCGGCCTACACCAAACCCGAACTCGTTGCGACGGCGCCGAACGAGGTCTGGTCGTGGGACATAACAAAACTGCTCGGCCCGAAGAAGTGGACCTACTACTACCTCTACGTGCTGCTGGATCTCTACAGCCGCTACGTCGTGGGGTGGATGGTCGCCGACCGCGAGAACGCCCGGCTTGCCAGCAACCTGATCGAGGAGACCTGCCTGAAGTACGCAGTGAACCCCAAGACCCTGACGCTCCACTCCGACCGCGGGGCCCCGATGACGGCCAAGTGCACGGCCCAGCTCCTGGCCGACCTGGGCGTGACCCAGTCGCTCTCCCGCCCCCGCGTCTCGGACGACAACCCGTTCTCCGAGTCGCAGTTCAAGACCCTGAAGTACCACCCGGGGTTCCCCGGACGGTTCTCCGGCCAACCGGACGCCACGGCCTACTGCCGTACGTTCTTCCCGTGGTACAACCATCAGCATCGGCACGCGGGCATCGCCATGCTCACGCCCGCCGATGTCTACTGCGGTCGGGCCGAGGATCTCCTGGCCGATCGCCAGAAGGTC
This portion of the bacterium genome encodes:
- a CDS encoding IS3 family transposase; this encodes MTAAQGLARQVGISPACRALGVSRATFYRNARPSIGQQQPRKTPARALSPTERARVREVLYEPRFADRSPGEVAATLLDEGRYLCSERTMYRLLAEGGESRERRNQRRHPAYTKPELVATAPNEVWSWDITKLLGPKKWTYYYLYVLLDLYSRYVVGWMVADRENARLASNLIEETCLKYAVNPKTLTLHSDRGAPMTAKCTAQLLADLGVTQSLSRPRVSDDNPFSESQFKTLKYHPGFPGRFSGQPDATAYCRTFFPWYNHQHRHAGIAMLTPADVYCGRAEDLLADRQKVLANVYRIHPERFPRGCPQPATLPEAVYINPPQTTGLQPGGAH